In Macrobrachium rosenbergii isolate ZJJX-2024 chromosome 6, ASM4041242v1, whole genome shotgun sequence, a genomic segment contains:
- the LOC136839241 gene encoding uncharacterized protein isoform X3 → MAIFWLQGLASIWAHLWMVEKCESTTITTTRSTTTTPDILSPLHPVFAPPTEPPVPLCSDGITNNCFLPGPTAMPWDSAHQFCRSRDGFLIAKEHQLKSVGSYWPPHNLTVEDADSSFRRRNLSAQDLTWTALMRHNGHYQWLSQFPGEIDPSDVELRVTVNRESANGWVEVSEADFPKLVIDCTAFHTITGRPLGVQPSVFWSKDGVYIDSQVKKLLPATFYDASKYDVPYKGSEASHPELKQGTYWCESWVPSSPSRFVSNKVLVTLTEWTVLIVDAKREEPFRTDCPDDPAGSIRETLKPVLRNIDNYSVDMINVQNNVSIDRTTMFVSYKFHVHVPMSDNCLDHILDIMKDDGEGYKKLYENKGYLGTSSIYFGTYCTEQRVKYLYGNTLVWPFSRAGRVSPKHYRCRGTNNELNYGYCKWNYTHGASIEFDPSECQDFDSCPLGYTKIADYLCMFISKPDTWHNSLKEIYKTANAIGILDILDSFHINESSNSNSVYGFVKQLSVEKMESSVIWLPIGRVIDNGPLEYFGPGQMIYPYKDYKQPEFYRISWEPDQPASNQTCLALNLMTNTLLTLDCNTELPYVNFLNVSGLLELPTYKWKSIIPQLIAKDPGCPEDWFSSGFYNEMSICFKLFTNIENTTWERARNFCELGGAQLPTPGKGFLDWVFRQHISDHNVASVWMAEESAYGNGHMDFVNWKASTDHSLMYGSLGIDGWEREPGDAVKSDILCQRENSLKTDQRMSLHVVKRKRKSKSQGFKVDKSISTVCLELTSISEDESRDIKCYANGMLVPVKKAYSRSCTHAIESLQGYYQCYLWVKNPAILIESNEVLNLASDVLTFAVTLVQVDSYSPEKHDSTFIYGTNFDYTTNCATSFIDYIESQISNIIVSVKNFFYTPGQKNFTLFHNFNVEMKARNRAYALISEYDMLVQLVPLFRQDRNFSGCELASVQSTVGCLGEVTKVYGTSERNLTWPTVRGHKAVLPKELCINERAEPVYRECVGNFLQGYHWGEISDGCTGDPTNVTKTLWNVSRSESSGDLKTLSNLISDGSALLPADIHFVAKKFQQISKKDAVPSKMGLEDVVEMLNNVMEADEEAFEVLQHTLNTSGILFEAFRNITFKIKMPPANGDKIVKAARKLISVERLDLQVNSSVIGYQSLDGGKRQVTIRKDYDESSIKGDAAIIFPENLTYIVANMESENETEKVKLTFAVYRTPKLFQDHASFPNYSVSGDILQATYDGKVVKDLDEPVQILFRRSDKGNDSICVFWDFRKNLGLGGWSTDGCWRGDQMGDYDICLCNHLTCFAQLINYDDEEFEGIHAIALDIITVIGCSLSIIGLLMVFATFCLFKKWRRSLSNKILVNLSISVFCSIVIFLAGINQTWNTILCRSVAVSLHYFILASFGWMLVEAVHQYLKFVKVVGTYIPRFLWKASVSAWGLPVLPIIVVLVYDSTLYDNKGSDEVEGKICWMSSECFIYAMLPPLALTMLVNIIMFVLIIRGAVWGRARMNSTLSERSLFMSQLSMAVCVFFLLGFTWIFGLLSIWKGRLLFSYLFCIFNTLQGFFIFLFHLCRERTARRLWKDFLSVISRVPVSTSDPVHSNNILSVQRTYRLENVTYNQGGGILVLPRRVSADTVRTTSTLANSRASFRP, encoded by the exons ATGGCCATCTTTTGGCTCCAAGGCTTGGCTTCCATCTGGGCCCACTTATGGATGGTTGAGAAATGCGAGTCGACAACCATAACAACAACAAGGTCTACAACCACAACCCCAGATATTCTTTCACCGTTGCATCCTGTTTTTGCTCCACCAACGGAACCTCCTGTGCCTCTTTGCAGTGATGGCATCACCAACAATTGCTTCCTGCCAGGCCCTACTGCAATG CCATGGGATTCTGCCCACCAATTCTGCCGGAGTCGAGACGGGTTTCTCATCGCCAAAGAACACCAGCTAAAGTCGGTGGGTAGCTACTGGCCTCCCCATAACCTGACAGTCGAGGACGCAGATTCATCCTTTCGGCGCAGAAATCTGTCAGCCCAGGACCTCACCTGGACAGCTCTGATGCGGCACAACGGGCATTACCAATGGCTCTCTCAGTTTCCAG GTGAAATTGATCCAAGTGACGTCGAACTGAGAGTCACAGTCAACAGGGAATCAGCCAATGGATGGGTCGAGGTGTCAGAGGCGGACTTTCCGAAACTAGTCATCGACTGCACGGCTTTCCACACGATAACTGGTCGACCTCTGGGCGTTCAGCCGTCAGTTTTCTGGTCGAAG gatgGAGTTTATATAGATTCCCAGGTGAAGAAACTTCTCCCTGCGACGTTCTACGATGCCTCGAAATATGACGTGCCGTATAAGGGATCGGAAGCATCCCACCCAGAACTCAAACAGGGAACTTACTGGTGCGAGTCCTGGGTCCCTAGTTCGCCTTCCCGCTTTGTGAGTAATAAGGTCCTAGTGACTCTCACAGAATGGACGGTTCTGATAGTCGACGCAAAAAGGGAGGAACCTTTCCGTACGGACTGTCCAGACGATCCCGCTGGAAGTATACGTGAGACCCTCAAGCCTGTTTTGCGGAATATTGACAACTACAGTGTTGATATGATTAATGTGCAGAACAATGTATCAATAGACCGAACGACAATGTTTGTGAGTTATAAGTTTCATGTCCATGTGCCTATGTCGGATAACTGTCTTGATCATATCTTAGATATCATGAAAGATGATGGTGAGGGTTACAAAAAGCTTTATGAGAACAAAGGCTACCTCGGCACATCATCCATCTATTTCGGAACATACTGCACGGAACAGAGGGTAAAATACCTCTACGGGAACACTTTGGTTTGGCCCTTCTCGAGGGCAGGTAGAGTCAGCCCTAAACATTACAGGTGTAGGGGCACAAATAATGAGTTAAATTATGGTTACTGCAAATGGAATTACACTCATGGGGCTTCCATTGAGTTTGACCCCTCTGAATGCCAGGATTTTGATTCCTGCCCTTTAGGGTACACAAAGATAGCAGATTATCTCTGTATGTTTATCTCTAAACCTGACACTTGGCATAATAGTcttaaggaaatatataaaactgctaATGCAATTGGCATTCTTGATATACTGGATTCATTCCACATCAATGAAAGTTCAAATTCGAATTCTGTGTATGGTTTTGTTAAGCAATTATCTGTAGAGAAAATGGAGAGCTCTGTGATATGGCTTCCAATAGGAAGGGTGATAGACAATGGACCTCTTGAATACTTTGGACCAGGTCAGATGATTTATCCTTACAAAGATTACAAGCAGCCCGAATTTTACAGAATCTCTTGGGAACCAGATCAGCCAGCTAGTAATCAAACCTGTTTAGCTCTAAACTTGATGACCAATACTCTTTTAACTCTCGATTGCAACACTGAGTTACCTTATGTGAACTTCTTGAATGTTTCTGGTTTACTAGAGCTACCAACTTACAAATGGAAGTCTATTATACCACAGCTAATCGCAAAGGATCCCGGTTGTCCAGAGGACTGGTTCTCATCTGGGTTTTACAATGAAATGTCAATTTGCTTCAAACTTTTCACAAACATTGAGAACACCACTTGGGAAAGAGCTAGGAATTTTTGCGAGCTAGGAGGTGCTCAGTTGCCCACACCCGGTAAAGGTTTTTTAGACTGGGTTTTCAGACAACACATTAGTGACCACAATGTAGCAAGTGTTTGGATGGCAGAAGAATCTGCATATGGGAATGGTCATATGGACTTTGTAAACTGGAAGGCCTCTACAGATCATTCACTGATGTACGGTTCTCTTGGTATAGATGGCTGGGAGAGAGAACCAGGAGACGCAGTGAAATCAGACATCTTATGTCAAAGGGAAAATTCCTTGAAAACTGACCAGAGAATGAGTTTACACGtggtaaagagaaaaagaaaatcaaaatcccaAGGGTTTAAGGTTGATAAATCAATTTCTACAGTCTGCTTAGAACTGACCAgtatttcagaagatgaatcaAGAGATATAAAATGTTACGCCAATGGTATGTTAGTGCCTGTAAAGAAAGCATATAGCCGTTCTTGCACGCACGCAATTGAGAGTTTACAAGGATACTATCAGTGTTACCTGTGGGTGAAAAACCCTGCAATTCTTATCGAATCTAATGAAGTTCTCAATCTTGCCTCAGATGTTCTGACTTTTGCTGTAACTTTAGTACAGGTTGACTCATACAGTCCAGAAAAACATGACAGTACTTTTATCTATGGGACCAACTTTGATTATACAACAAATTGTGCCACTTCCTTTATTGATTATATTGAGAGTCAAATAAGCAATATAATTGTTTCAGTTAAGAACTTCTTCTATACTCCGGGCCAAAAGAACTTCACTTTATTTCATAACTTCAATGTTGAAATGAAAGCAAGAAATCGTGCATATGCCTTAATAAGTGAATATGACATGCTGGTACAACTTGTGCCATTATTTAGACAAGACAGAAATTTTTCAGGCTGTGAATTAGCTAGCGTTCAAAGCACTGTAGGCTGTTTGGGGGAGGTTACAAAAGTTTATGGAACATCTGAAAGGAATCTTACATGGCCTACTGTCCGGGGACACAAAGCTGTCCTGCCAAAAGAACTCTGCATAAATGAGAGGGCAGAACCAGTTTACCGAGAGTGTGTGGGCAATTTCCTACAGGGATATCACTGGGGTGAAATTTCTGATGGATGCACGGGAGATCCAACTAATGTCACAAAAACTTTATGGAATGTCAGTAGGAGTGAAAGCAGTGGTGACTTAAAGACCTTATCTAATCTAATTTCTGATGGATCAGCACTTCTACCTGCAGACATTCATTTTGTTGCTAAGAAATTCCAACAGATATCCAAAAAGGATGCCGTTCCTAGTAAAATGGGATTGGAAGATGTAGTGGAGATGCTCAACAATGTCATGGAAGCAGATGAAGAGGCTTTTGAAGTTCTTCAACACACTCTCAATACCTCTGGCATCCTTTTTGAAGCATTTAGAAACATCACATTTAAAATCAAGATGCCACCTGCTAATGGGGACAAAATTGTAAAAGCAGCAAGGAAACTCATTTCTGTTGAGCGCCTGGACTTACAGGTGAATTCCAGTGTGATAGGCTATCAGTCCCTTGACGGTGGTAAACGGCAAGTAACAATCAGGAAAGATTATGATGAAAGTTCAATCAAAGGAGATGCTGCAATTATATTCCCGGAAAATCTCACTTATATTGTAGCAAATATGGAATCAGAAAATGAGACAGAAAAAGTAAAGCTAACGTTTGCTGTTTATAGAACCCCAAAACTGTTCCAGGATCACGCATCTTTTCCAAACTATTCAGTGAGCGGTGACATCCTACAAGCTACTTATGATGGTAAGGTGGTCAAAGATTTGGATGAGCCTGTGCAGATTCTGTTCAGGCGCTCTGACAAGGGAAATGACTCAATATGTGTCTTCTGGGATTTTAGGAAGAATCTTGGCCTAGGCGGATGGTCAACGGACGGATGTTGGCGCGGAGACCAAATGGGTGATTATGACATTTGTCTTTGTAACCATTTGACTTGCTTTGCTCAGCTCATAAATTACGATGATGAGGAGTTTGAGGGTATTCATGCAATTGCATTAGATATCATAACAGTAATAGGCTGCAGTTTGTCTATCATTGGTCTTTTGATGGTGTTTGCAACTTTCTGCCTTTTCAAAAAGTGGCGACGGTCTCTAAGCAACAAAATTCTGGTCAATTTATCCATCTCTGTGTTTTGcagcattgttatttttcttgctgGCATTAATCAGACATGGAACACCATCTTGTGCCGAAGTGTTGCCGTTTCTCTCCACTACTTTATCCTTGCGTCCTTTGGCTGGATGCTAGTTGAAGCTGTTCATCAGTATCTTAAATTCGTCaaagttgttggcacctacatcCCAAGGTTTCTGTGGAAAGCTTCAGTAAGTGCCTGGGGTCTACCAGTCCTACCCATTATTGTAGTTTTGGTGTACGACAGTACACTCTATGACAACAAAGGTTCAGATGAGGTCGAAGGGAAGATCTGCTGGATGTCAAGTGAGTGCTTCATATATGCAATGCTCCCACCACTGGCATTAACAATGCTGGTTAACATCATAATGTTCGTCCTGATTATCCGCGGGGCTGTGTGGGGCAGGGCCCGAATGAATTCCACATTGTCTGAACGTTCACTTTTCATGAGCCAGCTGAGCATGGCAGTTTGTGTCTTCTTCTTGCTGGGCTTCACTTGGATATTTGGCCTTCTGTCAATATGGAAGGGTCGCTTGTTGTTTTCCTACCTCTTTTGCATTTTCAATACTCTCCAAGGattcttcatatttctctttcacCTGTGCCGAGAGCGCACAGCTAGGAGGCTATGGAAAGACTTCCTCTCTGTCATATCAAGGGTTCCTGTGTCAACCTCTGACCCCGTCCATTCAAATAACATCCTTTCCGTGCAGCGCACATATCGCTTAGAAAACGTCACATACAACCAGGGAGGAGGAATTCTAGTGCTCCCGAGAAGAGTGTCGGCGGATACTGTCCGGACGACGTCTACTCTGGCAAACTCTCGGGCTTCTTTCAGGCCTTAA